A region of the Armatimonadota bacterium genome:
GCGCACCTCGTGGCCGACAAGCTGCCAGACGATCCAGTCCCCGCCTTCGATGAAGCGGTCGGCGGCAGCGAAGACCTCCGGGGCCTCCTCCAGGACCTGCCAGGCCTTCGCCCACAGCCACTCCGACGATGTCCGGCCCCCGTACCAGCGCAGGCCCTCCCACCCTGAGGCATTGATCCTCTCCGCGTAGGGCTGGGCGGCGTGGTGCTTCCAGAGCATGGGCCAGGCGTGCGGCCGGTCTCGGAAGGTCTCCTCCAGGGCCAGCGGCGTGCCGTCGGCGCGGACTGGCAGCAGCGTGCACGAGGTGAAGTCCACGCCGATGCCGGTAACCTCTTCGCCGCCGCCGGCGGCCATCTGCCGCAGCAGCACCTCCAGTGCCTCCAGCCAGTCGCCGGGGTGCTGCAACGCCCAGTCGGGACCCAGGCGGGTTCCGGTAGGCAGGGCACGGTCGATGACGCCGTGGCGGTAGGGATGGACCGCCGTGGCCACCTCGCGGCCGCTGGCAACGTCCACCAGCACCGCCCGCGCCGACTCGGTGCCGAAATCGATGCCGATGCTGTAGCGGGCCACCGGCGTACCTCAGGCGAAGACGCGCGGCTCGATTCCGCTCATCCGGCAGAACCAGACCAGTTCCGCCACCCAGTCGCCGTAGACCCCGTGGATGTGGTTGGAGTCGTATTCTGCCAGGAACTGCTCGGCGGGAACGCGGAAGCGGGCGAACGCGTGCGGCCACTGCGGGGTGGTGGCCGCCACCTTCTCTGCCTCCACTTCCGGGGGGAACTCGACGAACTCTGCCGGGACGATGGCCATCCAGTACTTCCCGTTGCGCCGGGCCAGCCGGGCCAGCGTCACCTGTCCCGGGGCGGCCACGTGCATGACCGACGCTCCGCCAGCGGGGAAGTAGATGATGGCCGGGTAGAGGTGGACGCGCTTCAGGTTCACCGCCGGGTCGAAGGAGCGGCCGGCGAAGTAGGTGGCATGCTGCCCGGAGTTGCACAGGTCCCAGACGTCGTCGGCGGTGTCGTAGTGCCGCACGTCGGCGAAGAGCACGGGTGTCCCGGCCAGGTGCTTGAAGATCTGCATGGTCAGGGCGCCGTCGCTGTCCGCCTCGGTGGCGCAGACGATGGGCTCGTGCGGCCCCTCCCAGTCGTAGGGGTCGTTGAGGAAGGCCTCGGCCACGTCCACGGTGGCGAAGTGGGTGGTCATCTCCGGCTGACCCTTGATGCCGCAGAAGTCCAGCCGCCACTCGGCGACGAGCTGGCGCACGGCGTGGTAGGCCTTGATCTGGCGCCGCAGCAGCTCCGGCGTCAGCTTCTGGCCGTCGTAGTGGATGGTGGCCCCGTGGCGCTGCAGCCAGGCTATGGCCGCCTCGGCGCGGGCGTCGGGGACCTGTTCCGCCCGGCGCACGATCTCGAACTGGTCGATGTGCTCGATGTCGATGCCGAAGTCCCGCCGCCACTGGTCCAGGGCGGGGACGGCAGTGTACATGCCCATGGACCGCCCGCCCATTACCCCGTAGACCTGGCCGCGCAGCCGGTTCCGCGCCACCGCCGGGCGGAGGAACTGCTGGACCCGCCCGAAGACTGCGTCGTCGTCAATGTCACCCGAGACGCGGCCGTGGAAGACCCCTACCTGGTCCAGGCTGCCCGCCGCCGAGAGCATGGCCACCAGCCCCGGGTACTGCGGGTTGACATTGGAGAGGAGCAGGATCGGCCCGGGGACGAACTGGGCGGCGATGGCCGAGTAGTGCGGCCAGGCCCAGATGGCGTAGTTGAAGATGGTGGCCTCGACGCCCTGGGCCGCCAGGTACCTCCCTTCGCTCTGGGCCAGGTCGGTGGTCCAGACGATCTCCCGGCCCGTCACCACCTCCCAGCCGGCGGCGCGCAGCCGCGCCGCCAGGCGGTCCTGGAACTGCCGGGTGAGGGGGAGAAGCTCCTCGTGGACGTGGGGCCTGCCGTCGGAGAAGGTGAGGATGCCGACCTTCGGAGACCTCATGGCTGCCCTCCGCGGCTGCGCCCGACCGGCGGGAACGCATTGCTTGCCCCCGCCTCCAATCGCCGGGCCCGATTGTGATAACGATCTCATATTCCCATTCTGCCGCCGGGCCGCCGATTCCTTCCTCAAGAGTGTAATTCCCCGGACATGATGAGGATTGCATGCGATACAGCCTGCGGGGAGCAGTGCGGGAGGAAGCGGGCCGAAACGGGCAGAATATGAATGCTGATAGCGCTATCTGATCCTTCGATGGCCACCCTGAAGGACGTCGCGCGCAAGGCCGGGGTGTCCGTGGCCACGGCCGCCCGGGTGCTGGGCGGCTACGGCTACGCCAGCCTGCGTGCGCGGGAACGCGTGCTGCGCACGGCCCGGCAGCTGGACTACACCCCCAACGCCCTCGCCCGGGGGATGGTGAAGAAGCGGACCCACGCCATCGGGGTCATCGTCTCCGACAACGCCAACCCCTTCTTCGCCGCGGTGGTCCGCGGTGTGGAGGATGTGGTGCGGCGCCACGGCTACGCGGTCATCCTGTGCAACAGCGACGAGAGCCCCGAGAAGGAGGACCTCTACCTGCGCATCCTGCGGGAGAAGCAGGTGGACGGGCTGCTCCTGGCATCCAGCGGCCAGGCCACCCCCCACCTGCGCCGCTGGCTGCGCACCGGCCTCCCCCTGGTGTTGGTGGACCGGCGTCTGGAGGGGATCCGGGCGGATGCCGCCCTGGTGGACAGCGTGGAGGGGGCGCGCACCGCGGTGAGCCACCTGATCGCGCTGGGCCACCGCCGTATCGGCATCATCAGCGGCCCGGCCCGTGTCTTCACCGGGCGGGAGCGACTGGCCGGCTACCGGGCGGCGCTTGAGGCGGCGGGCCTGCGCGCCGATCCGGCCCTGGTGCGGGAGGGCGACTTCAAGCAGGAGAGCGGGTATCGGCTGGCGCGGGAGTTCCTGGGGATGAAGCGTCCACCCACGGCCCTTTTCGTGGCCAACAACCTGATGACCATCGGGGCCATGCTGGCCCTGAAGGAGGCCGGGGTGCGCATCCCCCAGGAAATGGCTATCGTGGGCTTCGACGACATGGACTGGGCGCCGATCCTGACACCCACCCTGACCGCGGTGGCCCAGCCGGCGTACACCCTGGGGACCAGCGCGGCCCAGTTGCTGATGCAGCGGCTGGAGAACCCTGCGCGGCCGGTGCAGGAGATAGTCCTCAAGACCCGCCTGGTGGTCCGCGAGTCCTGCGGCGCCGTCCTGCAGCGGCACTGACCGGGTGTACCGGCGCCGCCTCCAGCCCTGGCGGTGGAGGAGGCGCCGCAGCTGGGGCTCCTCTGGGAGGGTCAGGCGGAACTGGCCGCGGGAGTCGTGGAGCGGTCGGCACACCGCTGCCGGCAGGCCGCGGGCCTCTTTCGGCGATTGAAGGTCCCGCACTGGACGGCCCTGGCCCTCCTCCGTGCGGCTGCGCTGGCACGCGGCGAGGACCTCCCGCCATCCCGTCAGGAGGCGGCAGAGGCCCTGCGCGCGCTCCCCGCGGACTGCGCCGCGTCCTGGAACCCGAACGCCCGCCCCAAACGCGATTGCGGAGGTGACAGAGATGAGACGGCTCCTCCTGCTGGGAGGGCTCACGGCACTCCTGGTCTTCGGCTGGGCTGACCAGACCACGGCGTCCCATACCGGCCTGCTCTTTGGCGCGCCTGCCCGGGTCAATCTGACCATGACCGAGTACAGGTTCTCCCCGCAGACGATCACCGTGGAGGCGGGGGCGCCCGTCGACCTGGTCCTGGAGAACAAGGGGCTCCAGGCCCACGTGTTCATGGTCTATCCTCAACCCAAATCGCTCCCCAAGGGGACCGGCGCGTGGTGGGACTACGTGCTGGCCAACACCTACCTGCGGGACATGGGGGAGGTCATGGTCCACGTCCGCGGCGAGTTTGCCGTGGCCGGGACGCGCCTGTCCGAGGTGGCGGTGGAACCGGGAAAGAAGGTCACCCTTACCTTCACCCCGACCAGGAAGGGGACGTTTGAGATCGGATGTCACCTGGCCACGGGTGGCGGGGGCAGCCACTACACCGCGGGCATGAAGGGGACCCTGGTGGTGAAGTAGGCGCGATGCGCATCGCCTACGACGCCCAGGCGGATGCCCTTACGCTGGCGCTGACCGACGGAGAGGTTGTCACCAGCCGGGAGCTGGCTCCCGGCCTCATCGTGAACCTGGACGGACAGGGTCGTGCGGTCGCCGTGGAAGTGCTCGACGCCTCGAGACGGATCGGGCGCCAGGGCCTCCGGGAGATTGTGATCAACTTGCAAGATCTCTAGCCGGGGGAGAGGGCCTGCCGCGCGGCGTGCAGGTTGGCGGCGGGCGAGTCCACAAAGGTCACGCAGCCCGCGGCGATGATGAGACGGACGCCGCCCGTCTGGGCCACGGCGTCCTGCACCTGGACCGCCACGGCCGCGGGCGTCCCGCGGGAGAGGGTCTCCTGGTCCAGCCCGCCGGCCAGGCAGCCGGAGTAGCGCTGGCGGGCCTCGGCCAGCGTGGGCGGGGTCTGGCGGTCGTGCCAGTTGAGGGCGTCCACAGGGTAGTCGGTGACCAGGTCGAACATGACGTGGACGCCGTGCAGGTGCAGCAGGCGCAGCTCCGCCTGCGCGGCGGCATCCAGGACCTGCAGATCGTAAGGGCGGCCGAACTCCTCGTATTCCTCTTCTGTGAGGTAGTCTGTGGTGGCGCACTGGGTGGCGAAGAAGATGCCGTCTGCCCCGGCGTTGAGCGTCTCGGCGGCGAAGCGCTGTGTCACTTCGGTGATGGTGGTCAGCCCCTGGTGCAGCACCTCTGGCTGCTCGCGCAGGTAGCGCAGCAGGGCCTGGTCGCCGCACAGCGTCCGGGCGATGGTCAGCGGGCTGAACACCGTGGCCAGGATGACCTCCTCGGGCAGCGCCTCCCGGATCAGGTGCAGCGTGTGCAGCTCCCGGCCGTATACACCTGCGGTCACGTCCAGCGACCGCAGGCTGGCCCAGTCCGCGGCCTTCCTCACCGGCCGGTGGGTGTAGTGGCGCGTGCCTTCCCGGTTGGGACGGTAGCCGGCATGCAACCCCCAATCGTCGCCGTAGTATCCGCTGGCCGGCGTCACCTTGAGGAAGTCCCAGTCGTAGGTGGCGTAGAAGCGGACGTGTGCCGCCGCCAGCGTCTCCGCCCTGGTGTCCTCCCGGGGGAAGTGGCGCCACAGCGCCACGGGCGGCCGGTCCACAGCCTCCCCGCGCAGTGCGGCCCGCAGGCGCTCGCGCTTGGTCACGAATGTGCGCCGTAGCGGCGGCGCAGGTAGTGCAGGACCTCCCGGTCCACCAGGTGGTCCTGGCGCCACCGCTCCTCGAAGTTCTCCACGCTGCAGAAGCGGCGGAAGGCCTCCCGGGTGGCGTCGTCGTAGATCCCAGTCACCTCGCCCTTGTAGTAGCCCAGACGCCGCAGGATCCGCTGGACTTCACGGGCGGTCTCCCCGGCAAGCTCCGTGAACGTCCGCTGTGCCGCGGGAAAGTAGAGGCGGTGCAGGGTGAGCAGGCGTTGCAGCTCTTCCACCGGCGCCGGGTGGTCGTCCACCCGCAGGTCGATGTAGCGGTCGAGGTACCCGCCGTAGGATCCACCTTCCTTGACCACCAGCAGGGCGGCGGACTGCTGCCCGCGGCTGTCTCCGCCTGCGCGCTGTCCCGCGGCCAGTGCGGCCAGCAGCCGTTCCGGCAACGGCCCGGGCGTGCGGGCAAACGTCCCGGCCATGGCCTCGACCACGTCCGGGCCGACCAGGATGTTCCCCTGGCAGGTGAAGCCCTCTCCCAGCCGATGGCCCGCCCAGGGCAGACACTCCCTGCCGGTCCATGCCGCCGTCCGGCCGCGGGCGTCCACGATGCCCACCTGGCGGTGTTCGCGATTCCCGTCCGGGCCGACCAGTTGCTGCAGCGCCGCCTCCGCAGCCTCTCCTGAGGCCAGCAGGCGCAACCCCTGCGGACCGTAGCTCAGGTTGGCCCAGGCCTGCGTGGCGATGCCGCCCGCCCCCGCCTGCGCCCACGGGACCGCTGCGCCCACCGCCAGGAACTTGCTGGCCACAGCCACGCCGATCTCCCCGCTCTGTGGGTCGAGGGCGACGATGGAGAAGGTCCCCGGGCGAGCCTCAGCCGACAATCAACGACTCCAGATCCCTGGGATAGGCAGTAAGCACCTGGCAACCGTCCTCGGTGACGACGATGGTGTCGGAGTGGCGGAACCCGCCCACCCCAGGGATGTAGATACCTGGTTCCACCGACATGACCATGCCGGGTTGCAGCACGGTCTCGTCCCCCGGGGCGAAGAAGGGAAGCTCATGGTAGTCGATGCCGATGCCGTGGCCTGTGCGGTGGATAAACGCTTCGCCCAAGCCGGCCTCGGCGATCACGCGGCGCGCCGCTTGGTCCACCTCCCGGCAGCGCACCCCGGGACGGATGGCCGCCAGGGCCGCCTCCTGCGCCTGGCGCATCACCTCGAAAAGACGACGTTGCTCGGCGCTGGCCTTCTCCACGAAGATGGTCCGTTCGTCTTCGCTGTAGTACCCGTTGACCGAGCACCCGGTCCCGTGGATCACTACGTCCCCGGAGCGCAGGGTGCGACCGCTGGGAATGGCATGGGGGAGCGCGGTCTTCTCCCCGGAGACGGGGCGGGAGCTGGCGGCGACCTCATCCTCGGGGAAGCGTTTTGCCGCCTCTCGCAGCATCGCCGCGTTCCCCTCAGCCATGATGGTTACTTCCACGGCCCCCACGGTGCTGGCGTCCACCTCCACGGCCATGCCGTGCTCGGCCAGGGTGCATCCTTTGCGGATCAACTCCAGCTCCTCCTGATCCTTGACCATCCGCGCCGCCTCCACCAGCCCGCCGCCTGGGTGGACCTCACCGGCGGCGTCGCGCAGATAGGCGTAGCCCTCGTAGCTCAGCCCCGCCGGCTCGAAGCCCACCGCTTGCGTGAGTCCTCGCTCCCGCAGCACCTCTACGGCCAGGTCCAGTGCCAGGTGGAGGGGCGACTTCCCGCGCAGCCCGCCCAGGTGCAGATCGGAATAGATGCGGATGTCCCGCACGCGGGCGCGGGCCCTGGCGTGGGCAGCCTCGAGCTCGGGTACGATCAGCACCGGGTCCTCGCTAAGCACCAGCAGAACCGGCCGGCTATAGGTGACGGCGCGGAACCCGCTGAGGTAGTAGGTATTCGCCGGGGTGGAGACCAGCAGCGCCCGCAGGCCGCGCTCCCGGGCGCTTCCGTATACAGAGGCCAGACGATCGACCACGAGCAGTCTCTTCTGCCAGCAGCGGGTCTCCCCCTCTTGCTTCTCTCCGGCTCCGGGCGGATGGGGCCGGGCTCGAGGGGGTGGCTATAGACCCCGCTTAAAGTGCTGCATGTAGGGCCGGAAGCCCAGGCTCTTCCACAGGAGAATGGCTTCCGTATTGTTAATGGCTACCGTCAGTTCCACTGTCCTGACGTCTTCCTCGCGCAACCAGGTCAGCAGGTCGGTGACCAGGCGATGGGCGATCCCGCGGCGGCGGTACCCCTGCCTGGTGAATACGTCCTGAATGAAGCCCCGCCGCCGCTCGGCGAAGAAAGGCGGCAGCAGGGTGATCCGGGCGACGCCGTAGCCGACGATGCGGGCCTGCTCCCGGGCTACCAGCACGCGGGCGTCGGGCCGTCCCAGTAGCGTGCTCAGGTACCCGGCATAGGCGGGCCGCCAGCCCGCAGCCGGAGTAAAGGCCGGGTCGAGCTGGGCGTGAAAGGTAGCCAGCTCGCCCCAAAGGTCCAGGATCCCGTCGATGTCCTGCGGCCGCGCCGGTCCGATCTCCATGCGTGGCTGGACTTCGCGCGGACGCTGGGCCTTCCTGCCGCTACAGCCATGCCCGGGGTCGCTTCCCCGGGATGCGTCCGGGGGCCGGTCTGCGGCCGCGGCCCGGGTCCTCCCTCTGGCCCTGCAATCACATGTGCAAACAGCCACGGACCGTGGGTGCATACACACGTGAGCGCGAGACTAAACCTTTTGCCCCGACCGGAGGGTCTAGATGTACAAAGTAAGCTGTGGGCCGGAGGCCAGGCTCTGCAGCACGTCAGGAGGAAGCCGATGGCTGAGCCTTTACTGCGGGCGTTTCGTCCCTCAGCCGCCAACCCGTGGGATGCGGCCAAGGCGGCACACCTGCTGCATCGGGCCGGGCTGGGCGGCCCGCCGGAGGAGGTCCAGCGCCTGCTCGCCCTTGGCGTCGAGGCCGCCGTAGACGAGCTTCTGAACTACGAGCGCATCCCCGACCTCACCGAGGCGGTGGAGTTCAGCGAGCTGCGGCGGGCCTACGCCGACGCCTTCGCCCTCCGTCGCGCCGGCGGCAGCGACCAGGCACGGCGCGACCTGCAGGGCCGGATCAACCGGCTGCAGCGGGAGAAGCTGCAGGAGGTTCGGATATGGTGGATGGCCCGCCTGGTGGCCACGCCGCGCCCACTGCAGGAGAAGATGGTGCTTTTCTGGCACGGTCTGCTCGTCTCGGGGTTCCCCGATGTACAGAATCCAGAGTT
Encoded here:
- a CDS encoding Xaa-Pro peptidase family protein gives rise to the protein MVDRLASVYGSARERGLRALLVSTPANTYYLSGFRAVTYSRPVLLVLSEDPVLIVPELEAAHARARARVRDIRIYSDLHLGGLRGKSPLHLALDLAVEVLRERGLTQAVGFEPAGLSYEGYAYLRDAAGEVHPGGGLVEAARMVKDQEELELIRKGCTLAEHGMAVEVDASTVGAVEVTIMAEGNAAMLREAAKRFPEDEVAASSRPVSGEKTALPHAIPSGRTLRSGDVVIHGTGCSVNGYYSEDERTIFVEKASAEQRRLFEVMRQAQEAALAAIRPGVRCREVDQAARRVIAEAGLGEAFIHRTGHGIGIDYHELPFFAPGDETVLQPGMVMSVEPGIYIPGVGGFRHSDTIVVTEDGCQVLTAYPRDLESLIVG
- a CDS encoding uroporphyrinogen decarboxylase family protein encodes the protein MTKRERLRAALRGEAVDRPPVALWRHFPREDTRAETLAAAHVRFYATYDWDFLKVTPASGYYGDDWGLHAGYRPNREGTRHYTHRPVRKAADWASLRSLDVTAGVYGRELHTLHLIREALPEEVILATVFSPLTIARTLCGDQALLRYLREQPEVLHQGLTTITEVTQRFAAETLNAGADGIFFATQCATTDYLTEEEYEEFGRPYDLQVLDAAAQAELRLLHLHGVHVMFDLVTDYPVDALNWHDRQTPPTLAEARQRYSGCLAGGLDQETLSRGTPAAVAVQVQDAVAQTGGVRLIIAAGCVTFVDSPAANLHAARQALSPG
- a CDS encoding LacI family DNA-binding transcriptional regulator, which produces MATLKDVARKAGVSVATAARVLGGYGYASLRARERVLRTARQLDYTPNALARGMVKKRTHAIGVIVSDNANPFFAAVVRGVEDVVRRHGYAVILCNSDESPEKEDLYLRILREKQVDGLLLASSGQATPHLRRWLRTGLPLVLVDRRLEGIRADAALVDSVEGARTAVSHLIALGHRRIGIISGPARVFTGRERLAGYRAALEAAGLRADPALVREGDFKQESGYRLAREFLGMKRPPTALFVANNLMTIGAMLALKEAGVRIPQEMAIVGFDDMDWAPILTPTLTAVAQPAYTLGTSAAQLLMQRLENPARPVQEIVLKTRLVVRESCGAVLQRH
- a CDS encoding ribulokinase codes for the protein MARYSIGIDFGTESARAVLVDVASGREVATAVHPYRHGVIDRALPTGTRLGPDWALQHPGDWLEALEVLLRQMAAGGGEEVTGIGVDFTSCTLLPVRADGTPLALEETFRDRPHAWPMLWKHHAAQPYAERINASGWEGLRWYGGRTSSEWLWAKAWQVLEEAPEVFAAADRFIEGGDWIVWQLVGHEVRSACQAGYKAHWQPGEGYPPAALLQRLHPGLPAVLDRLGPPQPLGTPAGGLTEG
- a CDS encoding DUF2283 domain-containing protein; translation: MRIAYDAQADALTLALTDGEVVTSRELAPGLIVNLDGQGRAVAVEVLDASRRIGRQGLREIVINLQDL
- a CDS encoding DUF1028 domain-containing protein — protein: MSAEARPGTFSIVALDPQSGEIGVAVASKFLAVGAAVPWAQAGAGGIATQAWANLSYGPQGLRLLASGEAAEAALQQLVGPDGNREHRQVGIVDARGRTAAWTGRECLPWAGHRLGEGFTCQGNILVGPDVVEAMAGTFARTPGPLPERLLAALAAGQRAGGDSRGQQSAALLVVKEGGSYGGYLDRYIDLRVDDHPAPVEELQRLLTLHRLYFPAAQRTFTELAGETAREVQRILRRLGYYKGEVTGIYDDATREAFRRFCSVENFEERWRQDHLVDREVLHYLRRRYGAHS
- a CDS encoding GNAT family N-acetyltransferase; amino-acid sequence: MEIGPARPQDIDGILDLWGELATFHAQLDPAFTPAAGWRPAYAGYLSTLLGRPDARVLVAREQARIVGYGVARITLLPPFFAERRRGFIQDVFTRQGYRRRGIAHRLVTDLLTWLREEDVRTVELTVAINNTEAILLWKSLGFRPYMQHFKRGL
- a CDS encoding L-fucose/L-arabinose isomerase family protein, which gives rise to MRSPKVGILTFSDGRPHVHEELLPLTRQFQDRLAARLRAAGWEVVTGREIVWTTDLAQSEGRYLAAQGVEATIFNYAIWAWPHYSAIAAQFVPGPILLLSNVNPQYPGLVAMLSAAGSLDQVGVFHGRVSGDIDDDAVFGRVQQFLRPAVARNRLRGQVYGVMGGRSMGMYTAVPALDQWRRDFGIDIEHIDQFEIVRRAEQVPDARAEAAIAWLQRHGATIHYDGQKLTPELLRRQIKAYHAVRQLVAEWRLDFCGIKGQPEMTTHFATVDVAEAFLNDPYDWEGPHEPIVCATEADSDGALTMQIFKHLAGTPVLFADVRHYDTADDVWDLCNSGQHATYFAGRSFDPAVNLKRVHLYPAIIYFPAGGASVMHVAAPGQVTLARLARRNGKYWMAIVPAEFVEFPPEVEAEKVAATTPQWPHAFARFRVPAEQFLAEYDSNHIHGVYGDWVAELVWFCRMSGIEPRVFA